The Anomalospiza imberbis isolate Cuckoo-Finch-1a 21T00152 chromosome 2, ASM3175350v1, whole genome shotgun sequence nucleotide sequence TGCTGTGGGGGTTTGGGAGTTCAGGGGGTCCCCATGTCTCCCCCAGGCTCCCACAGCTGGCGGCAGCTGTGGGGCTGGTAGCCGAGATCAGCCGGCAGCTGGGGCAACGCCGGGCTGAGGCCGAGGCAGAAATTGGGAGCAGCTTcgaggagctggaggcagcGCTGCGGCAGCGGCGGGAGGTGCTGCTGCGCGACCTGGAGGCCACCTGCGCTGCCAAGCAGCAGGTAACACacctggggctctgtgcccttCACCAGCCGTTCCTGGGAGGGTGTGTGGGTACCCCAGCCTTACCCCAGTGCCAGTGGCCCAGCCGGTGCAACAGCTGGGGTCCCAGTACAGCACCAGCACTGGGGTTGTGGCCGTGGCTGTGGTGGAGGTGGGGGCGCAGGCAGAGCATTGGTTAGGGGTGCTGGGTGTGGGGGTCCCACACAGGCACCACAGAGATGTGCCATCCCCACAGGATGCACAGAGGCGCAGCTGGAGTGCTGCGGCAGGGCCAGGATGTGGTTCAAGTGTGGGTGTTGGCACCGGGGTCCCACCTGGTGCCACAGGTGATGTCCGGGTCCCACAGGTGCtggaggcacagctggaggTGCTGCGGCAGGGCCAGGAGAGCATCCTGAGCAGCTGCGCGTTCACAGAGCAGGCGCTGCACCACGGCTCAGCCACggaggtgctgctggtgcaGAAGCAGATGGGTGAGCGGCTGCGGGAGCTGGCGGCGCGGCCCTTCCCCGAGCACCCGCACGAGAACGCGCAGCTCGAGTTCCACGCCGAGCCCGAGGGGCTGCGCCGCTCCATCCAGAACCTGGGCGCGCTGCTGACCACCAGCGCCACGGCGCACACCACGGTGGCCACGGGCGAGGGGCTGCGCCAGGCCGTGGTGGGGCAGCCCTGCTCGCTCAGCGTCACCACCAAGGACAAGGATGGGGCGCTGGTGCGCAGCGGCGGCGCCCGCCTGCGCTTCGCCGTGACGGGCCCCGACGGCGCCGCGGCCGAGGCCGAGGTGCAGGACAACCGCAATGGCACCTACGAGCTGGTGTACACGCCGCGCACCGAGGGTGACTTTGTGCTGTCCATCCTGCTGTACGGGCAGCCCGTGCGCGGCTCCCCCTTCCGCGCGCGCGCCCTGCGCCCCAGCGACGTGCCCCCGTCCCCCGAGGAGGCCAAGCGCCGCGTCAAGTCCCCGGGCGGGGGGCACGTGCGGCAGAAGGCCCTGCGCCGCCCCGCCAGCATGTACGGCAGCGCCAAGCGCAAGGAGAACCCCATCGAGGACGAGCTCATCTTTCGCGTCGGTGAGCAGGGCGCGCGGGGGGTCCTGGGCCAGTGGGGGTGTCTTGGGATGATGGGGGGCTCCTTAGGGCTCCCCACAGCTTTAGGGGCTCCCCAGGACGGTGGGGTCTCCCTGGGCTCCTCATGGCTCCCTGGGGTGGCGGTGGAGGGCCCCAGGGGGTGGCAGGGGTTTACCGGGGTGGTGAGTGGTCTCCTGGGGCCCCATGTGCCCCCCTGACTGGTGCCTGCAGGCAGCCGAGGCCGGGAGAAGGGCGAGTTCACCAACCTGCAGGGGATCTCCACATCCAGCGCTGGCCGCATCGTCGTGGCCGACAGCAACAACCAGTGTGTGCAGGTATGAACACCCTTGGGACGTCCAAACCCGCCCGGGACCCCCACTGACTCTTGTTGATCCCCACTGACCCCGACAACAACAACCAGTGCATGCAGGTAtggacccctgggacccccactGACCCCTCCCCTTCTGTGATCCACGAACTCTCCCAGGACCCCAACTGactccccctgctcccccctgGCCCCCACAGTTGTTCTCCGGTGAGGGGCAGTTTTGGCTGCGTTTCAAGGCGTGGCGGTGTTCCCCCGATTCCCCTGACGCTGCTGCCCTCCCAGGTGTTCAGTAACGAGGGGCAGTTCCGGCTGCGTTTCGGGGTGCGGGGGCGTTCCCCGGGGCAACTCCAGCGCCCCACGGGGGTCTCAGTGGACACCAATGGTGACATCATTGTGGCCGACTACGACAACCGCTGGGTCAGTGTGTTCTCGCCCGAGGGCAAGTTCAAGGTGAGTGgaagcagggctgcaggggtcTGTGGGGTGGGGGGTCAATGGCACCTCCTGCCCTGACTGTCTGTCCCCTCCAGACGAAGCTGGGCGCGGGGCGGCTGATGGGCCCCAAGGGCGTCGCCGTGGACCGCAATGGGCACATCATCGTGGTGGACAACAAGGCGTGTTGCGTCTTCATCTTCCAGCCCAATGGAAAGCTGGTGGCGCGTTTCGGCTCCCGCGGCACCGCTGAGCGCCAGTTCGCAGGTATCCCCGGGAGCCCCCAGCTGTGAGCCCTCgggctccccagggaccagGGCAGGCAGGACTGTGTGCCCCACATCGCTGGGatggctggtggcactgggacccccAAGAATGGCCTGAGGTTGGGGGACAGGTCCAGGCTGTGGTTTTAGACTGGCTTTCTGCATCCAGTTCTGGGCTGTGGGTTCAGGTTCTGGGCTCAGGACTTCTTCTGAGCTCTGCTTTGAGTTCTGGGGCTGGACAGGGAGCCAGGATCTAGTTCTTGGTCCAGCATCAGgttcagtgctctgggctggtgatCCAGTTCCACGTTCTGTCTCTGGGTTCAGGTTCAGGACTGAGATCCCAGGCTCCTGAGTTCAGGGTTTGGTCCTGGTTCCCAGGCTAGGATGTGGTTCCAGGTTCTGTGTTTGGGTCTGGGTCCTGAGCTGTGTGTCCTAGACTGGGGCACTGGGTTTGGCTCTGGATACAGTTTGTGGGTCTGGGTTCTGGGTTCAGTTCTGGGCTGGGGCCCTGGGCTCAGGTTGTGGCACTGGCTCTGTCCTGGGGGCTCTGAGTTCTGGGCTCTGGCCATACCTCAGGGCTCTGGGTCCATCCTGGTCCTGCCATGGGGCCAGGGCTGAACCCCACCATTCCCCTCAGGGCTGAGACCCCAGTCCTGGGGATGAGTTCCCTGTGCCCCATTTGGGCTGAGCCCCCTTTGTCTCCTCAGGACCCCATTTTGTGGCTGTCAACAACAAGAACGAGATTGTGGTGACTGACTTCCACAACCACTCTGTGAAGGTGAGCGCAGCCACAGGCAGGTGCTGAGAGCCCCGTGGTGCTCTCAGGGCTGGGGGCCTGCAGTGACCCCCCACGACTCCCACGTGTTGTCCCCCCATGCCCACCAGGTGTACAACGCTGAGGGCGAGTTCCTGTTCAAGTTCGGGTCGCACGGGGAGGGGAACGGGCAGTTCAACGCACCCACAGGGGTGGCCGTGGACAGCAATGGCAACATCATCGTGGCTGACTGGGGCAACAGCCGCATCCAGGTACCGCACCTGTGCCtgcacggacacacggacacctGTGTCTGCACACCTGTACCAGCACGGACACCTGTgcctgcacagacacacagacacctgTGCCTGCACCTGCACACCTGTGCCTGCACAGACACCTGTACCAGCACACCTGTGCCTGCACAGACACATGGACACCTGTGCCTgcacagacacacggacacctGTGCCTGctcagacacacagacacctgTACCAGCACAGATGCCTGTGCCTgcatggacacacagacacctgTGCCTGCACACCTGTGCCTGCATAGACACACAGACACCTGTGCCCACACAGATACCTGTGCCTATACCTGTGCCTGCACAGACACCTGTACCAGCACACCTGTACCAGCACAGACGCCTGTGCCTgcatggacacacagacacctgTGCCTGCGCACCTGTGCCTGCATAGACACACAGACACCTGTGCCCGCACAGATACCTGTGCCTATACCTGTGCCTGCACAGACACCTGTACCAGCACACCTGTGCCTGCACAGATGCCTGTGCCTGCATGGACACACAGATACCTGTGCCTACACCTGTGCCTGCACAGACACCTGCACCTTCACACCTGTGCCTGCACCTTCACACCTGCGCCTGCACTGACACCTGCACACCTGCACCTGCACACATGCCCCCAGTGCAGCCCAGGGGGGCTCAGCACTGTCCCCTCTCCATGCCATCCCTGACCCCCAGCCCAGGTGTGTGCTGTGGGGCACCTGCAGGAACCGGGACACAACTCGGTTTAAGTGAGAGCAACTGGGAAGGGTCTGTGCAGGGTCTGCAGTCAGCTGGGGGGGGTCTAGGGacaactgtgagcaactggaGTCAGCTGGGAGCAACAAAGAAGGGTCTCTGGTCAACTGGGAATGGTCCATGGGGGCCTAGGGtcaactgggaggaactgggaagaGTTTTGCACTGagaggaactgggatggactgggaagggGTGTGGGGTCACCTGGGAGCAACTGAGAAGGGTCTTGGGTTAACTGGAATAGGGGGGGATCCCTGTCCTACTAGGAGGGATCGTGACCACATGTCCCCACAGGGAGTGCATCCTGCAGGTCCGGGGGCTAtcagggctgggggtccctgggcttAGGGCCATTGGGGCTGGGTGTCCGCGGGccactgggcacagctgtgcgcacctcctgcaggtgtttgaCAGCGCGGGCTCCTTCCTGTCCTACATCAACACGGCGGCTGACCCGCTGTACGGGCCGCAGGGGCTGGCCCTCACCTCCGACGGCCACGTTGTCGTGGCCGACTCGGGCAACCACTGCTTCAAGGCCTATCGCTACCTGCAGTGACGGGCAGGACACGCGGGCACAGCTGCGGGCAGGAGGgacctgcagctgcagcacggCGCGTGGGGTGACGGCTGCCCCACGGCCCTGCCTGCCCCCCAAGCGCCATCCTGGCTTCATGTGCACTTTATCCCAGCGGGCAGCCGGGCCTGGGGGGGTGAGGATGGGTCCCGTGGGGTGGGGGCTGCCTGGGGGTCATGGTCTGGCCCCTCACCCACGGCAGGGCCAgcatcccactgtccctgctgaCAGGGTTCCCAAGGTGTGGGGGGTGTGAGGGGCAGGGGGAGCCGCTGGAAGGGCTtgtggggggctgtggggtggcCAGTCCAGAGCCCCATGCCCCTTGAGGGctgccccccacctccccagctcccctccCCAGCTGTGGGGTGACTGTGTGTGCCTGCTGCCCCACTGCACTGCTGCTCCACAGCTCTGGGGGGCTCTAGGGGTTGTGGGGCAGCTGCCGCACGCTGACAAAATTGTATGTACAAAATAAAGTATTCTGGAAGTACCCTGGCCCCGTGCTGCCCTGTAGCCCTGCCTGTCCTTCACATGCCCTGCCCTACAGCCCCCGTGGCCCGTGGgccctgccagctgtgctggaCACCCCCAGACAGTGCCAGGCCAAGCAGGGACAGGAACGGTGCCTGGAGCTCAGTGGCACCATGGGCGCCTGCCTGGCCTGGGCGttgtgccagcactgacccaTCTGCAGGGCCAGGGACGGACTGGGAGTGGGGAATGGGCTGGATTGGGCTGGCCTGGGAGTGGGGACAGGGTTACACTGATCTGTATTGGGTCAGACTagtctgtgctggcagcaggattTGGGTTGGACTGGTCTGTACTTATACTGGGTCAGACTGGGCTATACTGGCATGGAGACTGGTCTGTTCTAGGAGTAggaactggtccatactggtccgtgtaCCCAGGAGAAAGTGGTCAATGACCTGCTGAGTTGCTCAGAGCCCGCACGTCCCCGGGGCtaccacaggggctgtgggggggtCACAGAGCTGCTCCGCCTGGTCGTCACCAACTCTGGCCATCCGTGGGGGATCCTGGACAGCAGCAAAGCTCACCCAGACCCTACTCACCATCCCCCACCAGCCCCCTCCCCTGGGGGGTCCCAGGCCCCAGAGGTGGCCGGTGACCCTATTCccaagcagggctggagggaggatCCAGGAACGTCCATGCCTGTGCCTGGTCCTGATGCTGGGAAGGCCCTAGAACAGATCACCTGTGGGTCCCACAGCGTGggcaggacagccaggggatcagatccagctggggctgggaacggCAGTCCTGCCTCACCCACTCGGTCTCctgctgggacagggtgacCTGGTGGCTGCGGGACAGGTGTGGGTGTGCCTGCCTGAAGCTCAGCAAAGCCTTTGGCACCATCTCTGTCTCCCTGGCACCTCACAGAgcacctgcagcctggctgggacAGGTGCTCCTTGTTGGGAGCAGCTGGCTGAGGGCTAGGCCCAGGGAGGGGTGGGAATGGGGCCACATCCAGTGGGGCAGGCACTGCTGGGCTCCCCAGGGCTCGGTGCTGGGGCCAGCGCTGTCCCACAGAGCTGTCAATGCTCTGGATGGAGCGTGGAGCGTGTCCTCAGTGAGTCCGTGGACCGCACACAGTTGGTTGGGAtgtggagggcaggagggatccCAGAGGCGTCTGGCCAGGCTGGACTGATGGGCCAAGGCCAACAGCGTGAGGGGCAACAAGGGCCCGTGCTGGGTCTTCTGCTCAGGTCACCCAAACCCCTGCAACaccccaggctgggcagaggggctgggaaacGGCCCTGGGGGTGTTGGTCACACTGACTGGACAcgagcccaggtgtgcccaggtgggcaagaGGCCGATGgcacctgggctgtgccagcccagggTGGGCACAGCCTCAGGGCAGGgagtgtcccctgtgctgggcactgtgtgACACCTcgagggctgtgtccagttctggtcctgcaggagagacctggaggggctggagcgtgtccagggcaggggacggagctgggaaggggctggagaattcctgagggagctgggaaggggctgagcctggagcaaaggaggctcaggggggaccttccCAGgaaacaagtgacaggacaagaggaaacggCCATAAGCTGTGCttggggaggttcaggttggacatcaggaggaatttcctcatggaaagggctgccacgtcctggcaggggctgcccagggagctttggagcgcccatccctgcaggtgtcccctggaggtggcactcagagctctgggctggggacaaggtgggcatgggGCACAGGCTGGACTCAGCCTTGGAGGTCCTATCAAACGGAGTGGCTGTGATCGTGCCCGGGATCAGACCGGTGCCCGCGGCTGCAGGGACCCCGCACACCGTGTGTCGCCATCGCTGCTCCCGGCCGGGCCCCCGCTCCCCTCCGGGGCTGGTAAGAGCCGGGAGCCTCGAGCCCCTGCCGGTCCAGCAGGGCGTTTGGGGGCTCCGGGGGCACAGCAGCCGCAGGGAGTCCCAGagctgccccggccccgtccgGTGCCAGTGCGGGGGCAGCGGGGCGGAAACCGGCGGTGCCGGCGCCTTCGGGGAAGCCGCTAGGAGTAACCGGGGGTTCAACTGGGCTGAACTGGTCCGTGGCACCGGGGGTCTCGCTGCCCGCCTGGAACAGCCGGAACACTGGGGCGGGCACGGGCAGTGTCGGGGTCACCGGCCCCGGGAGTATCACCGGGGGGAAGGTCCCTCGTTCCGCCCAGTTCCCGCTGCCGGCAAGGCCTGGGGCTCCCGGTCCCGGGGGGTACTCGGGGGTATCCGGTGGTGCGTGCCGGGCAGGACCGGAGAGGTCCCGGTGGTCCCGGCCGGTGCCGGGCAGGACCGGAGAGGTCCCGGTGGTCCCAGCCGGTGCCGGTGTCAGTGCCGGGCAGGACCGGAGAGGTCCCGGTGGTCCCGGCCGGTGCCGGTGTCAGTGCCGGGCAGGACCGGAGAGGTCCCGGTGGTCCCGGCCGGTGCCGGTGTCAGTGCCGGGCAGGACCGGAGAGGTCCCGGTGGTCCCGGCCGGTGCCAGTGTCAGTGCCGGGCAGGACCGGAGAGGTCCCGGTGGTCACGGCCGGTGCCGGTGTCAGTGCTGGGGAGGGCCCGGAGAGGTCCCGGTGGTCCCGGCGGTCCCGGCCGGTGCCGGTGTCAGTGCCGGGCAGGACCGGAGAGGTCCCGGTGGTCCCGGCCGGTGCCGGTGTCAGTGCCGGGCAGGACCGGAGAGGTCCCGGTGGTCCCGGCCGGTGCCGGTGTCAGTGCCGGGCAGGACCGGAGAGGTCCCGGTGGTCcctgccggtgccggtgccggtgcgcGAGAGGCGGCGCTGTCCCCGCCGGCCGGAAGCGGAAGTGACGCGCCCCGAgccccccaccctcccccccGCGACCCCCGGCAGCGGAGCGGCCGCCGCAGGTACCGGCACCGGGGACAGAGAACGGGGGGCtcgggccggccccgccgcgctgcGGGCAGGGacgggggcgggccggggccggggcccgtGCAGACCCCcgagggccgggccgggggcagcGGGGAGCTCGGCGGGTGCGGGGTCCCGGTGGGATCTCCCCGGGCAGGGCCGTGGGGCGGATGCGGACCCGGGCCGGGGGAGTGGCGGGGCCACCCCAGCGGTTGTGCTCGTGGAGGGGAcggcggggggacccggggccGTGCGGCGGGGGCAGTGCGGGATGCCGGGAGCGGGGGGGATGCCGGTGCCGTGCCCGCGTCCCGGGGGGAGGCGGGGGGGGATGCCGGTGCTGCGGAAGGCtgcccggggccgggagcgggctGCGAGGGCATGCCGAGTCCTTGGGAGGACGCAGGGCCGCGGAGCGCCCGTGGCCGGGGGTCCCCGTGCTACCGCCGCTCCCCACAGGCCCGATGGACACGGAGGCGCCCCGGGGGCTGTAGCACCCCcaccctccccaccccagcGCCGGCagccgcggccgggccgggccgggctcccgCCGAGCCGGGGGTCCCGCCGGTCCCCGCGTCCTCGCGCCATGTCGGGGGCCCTGAGCAAGCGCAGCGACCTGGCCAACGACAACCGGTGCccggggctgagcctggggctggcGGCGGCCCCCGAGCCCCGCACCGGCCCCGGGGGGGGCCCGGCCGAGGAGCTGCCCGGCGCCGGGTGGGCGAAGGCCGGGCAGGACCAGAACCGCAACGAGCtcgagccggggccggggccggggccggggccggggcggtcCCCCGGGGCGCACGGGGAGTTCCCCGGAGCCCTCGAGCCGGGGGTCCGGGCCCGCAATGCCCGGAACGCCGCCGGGAACCCGCGGGCTCTGCTGATCGGCgcctcggaggaggaggaggaggatgaagatgaggaggaggacgaggaggaggaggacgggGCCGGGGTCTCTCCGCCGGCTCTGGGCACGGAGCGGGGCCTGCGGGAGCCCCCGGGGCGCAGCGCCAGCCGCCTCTTCGgggggcccggccccggcagcgACGAGGACTCGAGCTGGGCCAcgctgagccagggcagccccGGCAGCTCCCCCGATGAGCCAGGTGGGCACCGGCGGAGCCCCAGTGACTTATGGCTGCCCTGTGGAGCCCCACGGTGAGCTCTCGCTGTCCCACGGCTGCCCCACGGAGGCTTCTGACTTCTGACAATCTCCGGCTGCCCCACAGGGCCCGATGGCTGCCCCCACCTGCTCCTTCCTGCCGTGCCCCCGTGCTCCTATCAGCTCCACATCTCCCCAGTCCCTGGCTGGGTGCCCACTCCTacacccccagcccccgggTGCCATTCCTggtcccccagcccctgggcacCGTTCTGTGTCCCCAGCCGCCATTGGTTCCGTGTCCCcttgtccctgtggagccctGTTGGGGCATCCCTGCGTCCCTGGGCacgggggctgcgcggggctggggctgaccCCCTTGgccccctgccctgcagagTCGCTGTGGCCGTGTGGCGCGGGAGCGCACGGGGACCTGCCCCCCGGCTGGCTGCGGGTGCAGGACACCTCGGGCACCTACTACTGGCATGTCCCCACTGGGACCACCCAGTGGGAGCCCCCCGGCGGGCCCCACGAGAGCCCTTCCGACGGCAGCACCCCCACCGAGGGGCCCACCGTGAGTCGGGACTGAGAGGACTGGGCTTGGACTGGGAGGTGGCTGTGGGGCCACGGGGGCCCTACAGGGCATGGGGTGGCCGGGACATGATGGTGGGGTAGTTGTGGGGGGCGCAGGACACCCGTGGTATGGGCGTGGGTTGCTCTTGGGGTTACCATGGGGCTCCCATAGGGTGTTGTGGGGAGACTGGGGGGAACCATGGGGCATTTGTGGGGTGACTGGGGGGGCTGCCCTATGGAGCACCCTGACCCAGCCCCCTGCAGCTTTCCTGGACAGGCTTTGCCCCGGCCGAGACCTTCAATGATGGGGACTTGTGGAAGGTGAGAGGGGCTAGTGGATGGGAAAGGGTGGGGGGGTCAGTGCCCCCAACCCCACAGAGCCCCCTTGCCCCTAGGACCCcacagctgaggaggaggaggaggaagaggaagaggaagatgaggagcCAGGAGTGTCAGACCTGGAGATGCTGTCACCAGGCCCAGGATCACCGGGAGAGGGGTGCggtggggggcacagggactgggggaactcaggggcagagctgtgcctgggccCTGTCGGGATGTGGGACACTGGGATACAAGCAACACAATGGAGAGAGGGTGTCCAGTGTGAAGTGGGAACTGAGCGGGGCAGGGACCCAGGTGTGGGGCAGGGAAATGGGGTCTCAGGATGGGGGTTGGATGTGAGGGACTCCCAGGATCTCAAggcaggggtttggggggggaaGTCCGAGGTACTCGGTGTGCAATGACCCAGGTATAGGATGCGAGGGATCCCAGGGGGCTTTCAGGGACAGGGTTTGGGGGCGAAGAGTCCCCAGCGTCAGGGTGCAGTCACTGAcgccccttcccttcctcttgCAGCATGGCCCTGGGCGAGGAGGATGGGCTGGACTCCAAGGTAGGGCCAGTCTCTCCTGACCCTCCCAACCCACAGGGCCCCTTCCCCGCTCCCGTGGGGTCTGGTGCACTGCCGGGGCTGAGGTACCCACCGCAGGGATGCCCTGGGCTGTCACCTGCATGGGAGGGGCTCGGCACTGCCCCGAGGGCCCGGGGCTGTGCAGACTGGGGCGCTGAGGGGCCGGGTTACTGCTGgggggctgaggctgccccGCACTgtccccctgcccccctgccCATCACCatctctgccccagagcccccgcCCCACACCACCCCTGCCTCATGCTCCGTGCCTATCCTGCCCCGCATCACTCCCTTCTCCACCGCCCCCAGCCCATGCCATCCTTGCcccacagccagccccacaCATCCCCCCTTGCCCCCAGGGCCTCCCGGTGCGCTCTCTGGGCTGGGTGCAGCTgcgggaggaggagctgggTCCCGGCCGCAGCAGCAGCGCTGTCAGCGCCTGCATCCGGCAGCTCTCGGGGCCTCGTGAGGGCCCCCCCGGCACCTGGGGGGAGGTGAgtgaccccagacccccccGTGCCCCACACCCATCCCACACCCTCTCTACTGCCCCCCCGGCACCTGGGGGAGCGGAATACCCTCCTGACCCTCCCGTGCCCCCAGGCAcgggcgctgctgctgctggaggagggcaCGCTGAAGCTGGTGGACCCCCAGGACCGGGCCCTGCTGCACGCGCAGCCCGTGGGCGGCATCCGCGTGTGGGGCGTGGGGCGGCACGGCAGCAGGTGGGGGACACgggtggggctggggcacgGGGATGCCCAGGTGTGTGGAGCTTGAGGTGGCACTGGTGTCCCGTGTGGAGGGCACGGGTTTCTGGGGTCTGCAGGGGACTCGGTACATACGGGGCTGGGGATCCTGTGTACgtgggctgcagggatggggggaTCTGGTTGTGTGGGACCCCCACGGGGCTTGGAGGTCCCACACAGTGCGGGGTGGGGGCTCTGGAATCCCGTGTATGTGGGGCCGGGGTCCCCACATGGGTGAGgcgtggggctgtgggggtcacgtgggcacagggctgggaggtcCCACATGCGGACGTGGTCCCATGGCTTGGGCAGGTGGGGGCCGTGGGGTCCCCACACTGAGCCCCCCCGCAGAGAAGGGTGTGTGGCAGGAACACATCTGCTCCTCGGGGGTGTGGGCTgggtcctggggctggggcggaGGGGGGCCCAtgcccccccagcaccccctaACCCTGCTCTGTCCCGCTGTGCTGCCGGGGACACAGGGAGAGGTATGGCTCCAAcctgcccccagacccccagtgcccccagtcccggCCTGGACTGGGTGGGGAGGGGACCGGGGTGGTCCTGAGCATCCCCCCCGCTCCCCCCAGGGACTTTGCATACGTGGCCCGGGACCCCCTGACGCAGGTGCTGAAGTGCCACGTGTTCCGCTGCGAGGGGCCCGCCAGCGCCATCGCCGCCGGGCTGCACCAGGTctgtgctcaggtgagaccccccagacctccccaggacccctcaaACCGCCCCCGTGGCCTGCACCATGTCTGTGCCTAAATGAGACCACCCTAAAATTCGCCCGGAACCCCACACTCTTGCCAGCACTGGTTCTGTGTCCAGGTAAAACCCTCCCAACCCTCTGCTGGGCTTCCCCCCAAACTGCCACCTTGGCCTGAGCTGCGTCTCTGCCTAGATGAGACCCCCAAAAAGCCCCTGAGAACCCCCTACCTGGCCTGCACCAGGTCTGGGCCCAGGTGAGACACCCCCAAGACCCCCCAGGCCAAGGTAACCCACTCCAAATTCCCCTTCCTTGGTCTGCACCACAtctgtgcccaggtgagacccccagAAACCTGCCAGGACTTGCCCTAGCCTgcacatctgcacacaggtgAGACCTCCAGGCCCCTCCAGCCCACCCCTAGGGGTGAACTCCTgcccaccccagtgtccccacagacCTGCCACAGGGCCCAGGGGTCCCTGCGGGTCCCTGCGGGTGCCCACGGTGTGAcagccaggagggctgggggtgccccTTGTGTGACATCTGGGGGACTGTGGGTCACCATGGGGGTCCCTAGAGGTCACTGTGGTGTGACATCTGGGAGGGCCCTGTCCCCCTGTCTCCCAGCTGACGGCGGAGCGGCGAAGTGCCCGGGCAGCCGGCAACGGCCTGGGGACAGATCCCCCCCGGCTGGGGGAGCCTCCCCTGCAGGGTACGGGGTTAGGGGGTACCTGTGAGAGAACTGGGGGGGCATCTGGGGGTACCCTGGAGGGCACTGGGAGTCTGGGGGTAACTAGGAAGGGCTGGAGGACTGCTGGGGGATAGGGCGACTGCAGGGGAGGGGGCTTGTGGGTCTGGAGGTTGCATTCACTGGGGGAGGGCAGTTGGAAGGGAGGGTGGCTTTTCGGGAGATTTGGGGGGTGTCTGACAATGTCCTCCACCACAGTAGGACTCCTGGCCCCCAAGAGCAAGGCAGCG carries:
- the APBB1 gene encoding amyloid beta precursor protein binding family B member 1 isoform X3 — its product is MSGALSKRSDLANDNRCPGLSLGLAAAPEPRTGPGGGPAEELPGAGWAKAGQDQNRNELEPGPGPGPGPGRSPGAHGEFPGALEPGVRARNARNAAGNPRALLIGASEEEEEDEDEEEDEEEEDGAGVSPPALGTERGLREPPGRSASRLFGGPGPGSDEDSSWATLSQGSPGSSPDEPESLWPCGAGAHGDLPPGWLRVQDTSGTYYWHVPTGTTQWEPPGGPHESPSDGSTPTEGPTLSWTGFAPAETFNDGDLWKDPTAEEEEEEEEEEDEEPGVSDLEMLSPGPGSPGEGMALGEEDGLDSKARALLLLEEGTLKLVDPQDRALLHAQPVGGIRVWGVGRHGSRDFAYVARDPLTQVLKCHVFRCEGPASAIAAGLHQVCAQLTAERRSARAAGNGLGTDPPRLGEPPLQVEFPAPKSEVVQRFPVCYLGCVPVAKPVGMDVINAALEAALAPGSGEPPAPTPVVVSVAPATLTIAHRQTEAVLCECRVRFLSFMGVGRDVRAFAFIMASAPGTFRCHMVWCEPNAAGLSEALQAACVLRYQKCLDARPQASSSCLPAPPADSVARRVGSSVRRGVQTLLGTLKPRRGGAQTP
- the APBB1 gene encoding amyloid beta precursor protein binding family B member 1 isoform X1, which encodes MSGALSKRSDLANDNRCPGLSLGLAAAPEPRTGPGGGPAEELPGAGWAKAGQDQNRNELEPGPGPGPGPGRSPGAHGEFPGALEPGVRARNARNAAGNPRALLIGASEEEEEDEDEEEDEEEEDGAGVSPPALGTERGLREPPGRSASRLFGGPGPGSDEDSSWATLSQGSPGSSPDEPESLWPCGAGAHGDLPPGWLRVQDTSGTYYWHVPTGTTQWEPPGGPHESPSDGSTPTEGPTLSWTGFAPAETFNDGDLWKDPTAEEEEEEEEEEDEEPGVSDLEMLSPGPGSPGEGMALGEEDGLDSKGLPVRSLGWVQLREEELGPGRSSSAVSACIRQLSGPREGPPGTWGEARALLLLEEGTLKLVDPQDRALLHAQPVGGIRVWGVGRHGSRDFAYVARDPLTQVLKCHVFRCEGPASAIAAGLHQVCAQLTAERRSARAAGNGLGTDPPRLGEPPLQVEFPAPKSEVVQRFPVCYLGCVPVAKPVGMDVINAALEAALAPGSGEPPAPTPVVVSVAPATLTIAHRQTEAVLCECRVRFLSFMGVGRDVRAFAFIMASAPGTFRCHMVWCEPNAAGLSEALQAACVLRYQKCLDARPQASSSCLPAPPADSVARRVGSSVRRGVQTLLGTLKPRRGGAQTP
- the APBB1 gene encoding amyloid beta precursor protein binding family B member 1 isoform X2, whose translation is MSGALSKRSDLANDNRCPGLSLGLAAAPEPRTGPGGGPAEELPGAGWAKAGQDQNRNELEPGPGPGPGPGRSPGAHGEFPGALEPGVRARNARNAAGNPRALLIGASEEEEEDEDEEEDEEEEDGAGVSPPALGTERGLREPPGRSASRLFGGPGPGSDEDSSWATLSQGSPGSSPDEPESLWPCGAGAHGDLPPGWLRVQDTSGTYYWHVPTGTTQWEPPGGPHESPSDGSTPTEGPTDPTAEEEEEEEEEEDEEPGVSDLEMLSPGPGSPGEGMALGEEDGLDSKGLPVRSLGWVQLREEELGPGRSSSAVSACIRQLSGPREGPPGTWGEARALLLLEEGTLKLVDPQDRALLHAQPVGGIRVWGVGRHGSRDFAYVARDPLTQVLKCHVFRCEGPASAIAAGLHQVCAQLTAERRSARAAGNGLGTDPPRLGEPPLQVEFPAPKSEVVQRFPVCYLGCVPVAKPVGMDVINAALEAALAPGSGEPPAPTPVVVSVAPATLTIAHRQTEAVLCECRVRFLSFMGVGRDVRAFAFIMASAPGTFRCHMVWCEPNAAGLSEALQAACVLRYQKCLDARPQASSSCLPAPPADSVARRVGSSVRRGVQTLLGTLKPRRGGAQTP